The Fortiea contorta PCC 7126 genome has a segment encoding these proteins:
- a CDS encoding serine/threonine protein kinase: MNQSAFASSQSTGLLANRYQLKHLIGKGGMGEVFLAHDILLGGIPVAIKFLTHTVSDPKMQKDFVREALMSAALSQQSLHIVRAYDYGVSEEGKPFYVMEYLSGKSLKDLIPIPLPMFMTLTRQICLGLQSAHQGIEHNGIICPLVHRDIKPANILVIPDPILGQLVKILDFGIAKFLNYAASISTNKGFHGTLPYCSPEQLEGGELDNRSDIYSLGVMMFEMLTGEKPWQPETDFFGAWYKAHHFEIPRAIADVKFHLQIPPQLNDLIMDCLSKSPSDRPQNITQILEVLQKINLVINNNLSTVSFRKEVSNKQKKSPNGNLDINKNQSQKSLISGLPLIIEQGCWQTIWPNEKPIQEIVFPHILNTEQGNVTALWLMLSKKEIKSRAISICYNQFIFITSPHPMLLWLTILYDHKLGPKWLPCYLDMQNSQNQRMVCLLAENERYPLIFFTIEAPHSSANVLSCYIDQSQRQMLKRWVEQSKNLPLSTKSQLSKNLLKQEYKQLQFRIQQQLASNSQVLASVSRNQ, translated from the coding sequence GTGAATCAAAGTGCATTTGCGTCTTCACAAAGTACAGGTTTACTTGCCAATCGTTATCAACTTAAACATTTAATTGGCAAAGGAGGTATGGGTGAGGTTTTTTTAGCCCATGATATTTTGCTAGGAGGAATACCAGTTGCGATCAAATTTTTGACTCACACTGTTTCCGATCCTAAAATGCAAAAGGATTTTGTCCGTGAAGCTCTGATGAGCGCAGCCTTGAGTCAACAAAGTTTACATATTGTGCGAGCTTATGATTATGGTGTCAGTGAAGAAGGTAAACCCTTCTATGTCATGGAATATTTATCTGGTAAAAGTTTAAAAGATTTAATTCCTATACCTTTGCCAATGTTTATGACTTTGACACGTCAAATTTGTTTAGGTTTGCAGTCTGCTCATCAAGGGATTGAGCACAACGGGATAATTTGTCCTTTAGTTCATAGAGATATTAAACCAGCTAACATCTTAGTTATTCCCGATCCTATATTAGGTCAATTAGTTAAAATTTTAGATTTTGGCATTGCTAAATTCCTCAACTATGCTGCATCAATTAGTACAAATAAAGGATTTCATGGCACTTTACCTTATTGCTCTCCAGAACAATTAGAGGGAGGAGAATTAGATAATCGCTCGGATATCTACAGCTTGGGTGTGATGATGTTTGAGATGCTGACTGGTGAGAAACCTTGGCAACCAGAAACTGATTTTTTCGGAGCATGGTATAAAGCACATCACTTTGAAATACCAAGAGCGATCGCTGATGTTAAATTTCATCTGCAAATACCTCCGCAACTAAATGATTTAATCATGGATTGTCTGTCCAAATCCCCCAGCGATCGCCCACAAAATATTACGCAGATATTAGAGGTTTTACAAAAGATAAATCTAGTAATTAATAATAATTTATCTACAGTTTCTTTCAGAAAAGAAGTATCTAATAAACAAAAAAAATCTCCTAATGGCAATTTAGATATTAATAAAAATCAATCCCAGAAATCCTTAATTTCTGGCTTACCTTTAATAATAGAACAAGGCTGCTGGCAAACTATCTGGCCCAATGAAAAGCCAATTCAAGAAATAGTTTTTCCCCACATTCTCAATACAGAACAAGGAAATGTAACAGCATTGTGGCTAATGTTGTCTAAAAAAGAAATTAAGAGTCGGGCTATTTCTATTTGTTACAACCAGTTTATCTTCATCACATCCCCCCATCCGATGCTGCTCTGGTTGACAATCCTCTACGATCACAAACTGGGCCCAAAGTGGCTACCTTGTTATCTGGATATGCAAAACTCCCAAAATCAGAGAATGGTTTGCTTGTTAGCAGAAAACGAGCGTTACCCTCTGATTTTCTTTACTATCGAAGCTCCGCACTCCAGCGCCAATGTTCTCAGTTGTTACATTGATCAAAGTCAACGACAAATGTTGAAAAGATGGGTAGAACAGAGCAAAAATTTACCACTCTCTACCAAATCTCAGTTGAGCAAAAACCTATTGAAGCAAGAGTACAAGCAATTGCAATTCCGCATCCAACAGCAATTAGCATCCAATTCCCAGGTTTTAGCATCGGTTAGCAGAAATCAATAG
- a CDS encoding serine/threonine protein kinase, protein MVQNQIPNLVNSQTELDIYIGKLINNRYLIRDLIGKGGMGRVYLAEDIAKGGMPVAVKILLLSLGSQQMSQRFAREIFIGAQLGRKSKNIVRVFSYGVTEDNIPFYVMEYLQGKNLKLMLKNQRLTVDKFLDISQQICLGLQCAHQGITLKGEIYPIVHRDIKPENIFLTEDAKSAEIVKILDFGIAKFLTERSGMTLTDSFIGSLPYCSPEHMEGRKLLDVRSDIYSLGVLMFEMLTGKHPFSTTSNSFGSWYQAHRFQSPPAFLEVNSQAIIPEELQTLVMNCLAKEVSDRPQSIQEILNILYQIKWQLNHQASFGEKHNLQSSEPVQLVPVTSLSEKECLQKNWPKNKPIAPIAFPHLIHTIQGTIPTVWAMLPKQEITKFLDKIHATEFIAKMNVYPMLLWITVLYDPQVSMTRWLSYFLDIKDIKGQKTLRILAEKGYYHLLFFSLEEPHNCNHVMTLSLTASQRQQILNWLALNQESNEFISSKQAKIILKADYETKKAGILRKLVAESANQKPKNRNYFYKLLYQLIELFIRKSN, encoded by the coding sequence ATGGTACAAAATCAAATTCCCAATCTAGTTAATTCCCAAACTGAATTAGATATTTATATAGGAAAGTTAATAAATAATCGATATCTAATCAGAGATTTGATAGGTAAAGGGGGAATGGGTAGGGTTTATTTAGCAGAAGATATAGCGAAGGGTGGTATGCCCGTTGCTGTTAAAATTCTTTTGCTAAGTTTAGGAAGTCAGCAAATGTCCCAACGCTTCGCTAGAGAAATTTTTATTGGTGCTCAATTAGGACGAAAGAGTAAAAATATTGTCCGAGTCTTTAGTTATGGTGTGACTGAGGATAATATTCCATTTTATGTGATGGAATATCTCCAAGGTAAAAACTTAAAATTAATGCTTAAAAATCAACGTTTAACAGTAGATAAATTTTTAGATATTTCTCAGCAAATTTGTTTAGGATTGCAGTGCGCTCATCAAGGAATCACTCTTAAAGGTGAGATTTATCCTATTGTTCATAGGGACATTAAACCAGAAAATATATTTTTGACTGAAGACGCTAAATCAGCGGAGATTGTAAAAATTCTAGATTTTGGTATCGCCAAATTTTTAACAGAGCGTAGTGGAATGACTCTGACAGATTCTTTTATTGGTAGTTTACCTTATTGTTCTCCAGAACATATGGAAGGACGTAAATTACTAGATGTACGCTCTGATATTTATAGTTTGGGAGTATTGATGTTTGAAATGTTGACAGGAAAACATCCATTTTCAACAACTAGTAACTCTTTTGGTAGTTGGTATCAGGCTCATAGATTCCAGTCACCACCAGCATTTTTAGAAGTGAATTCCCAAGCAATAATACCAGAAGAATTACAGACATTAGTCATGAATTGTTTAGCAAAAGAAGTAAGTGATCGCCCCCAAAGTATTCAGGAAATATTAAACATTCTGTATCAGATTAAATGGCAACTTAATCATCAAGCCAGTTTTGGTGAAAAACATAATTTACAATCATCAGAGCCAGTGCAACTCGTTCCTGTAACATCATTATCAGAAAAAGAATGTTTACAAAAAAATTGGCCGAAGAATAAACCAATAGCACCAATTGCTTTTCCTCATTTAATACATACCATTCAAGGCACTATACCCACCGTTTGGGCAATGTTGCCTAAACAAGAAATCACTAAATTTTTAGACAAAATACATGCTACTGAATTCATTGCCAAAATGAATGTCTATCCAATGTTATTGTGGATAACAGTGCTTTATGATCCTCAAGTATCTATGACAAGATGGCTATCTTATTTCTTGGATATTAAAGACATTAAAGGACAAAAAACATTACGTATATTAGCAGAAAAAGGCTACTATCATTTACTATTTTTTTCTTTGGAAGAACCACATAACTGTAATCATGTAATGACATTGAGTCTTACAGCTAGCCAGCGTCAGCAAATTCTTAATTGGTTAGCACTCAATCAAGAATCAAATGAATTTATTTCTAGCAAGCAAGCAAAAATTATTCTCAAAGCAGATTATGAAACCAAGAAAGCCGGAATTCTCAGAAAATTAGTAGCAGAATCAGCTAATCAAAAACCTAAAAACAGAAATTATTTTTATAAATTATTATATCAACTAATAGAGCTATTTATACGAAAAAGTAATTGA
- a CDS encoding GGDEF domain-containing protein, protein MNISILVFGGHKFIATLPAQIRYATAFSVQVVANVIQAVSQIKTTPPDVLIVQASLDGSMELCSWLKDQAKLSWIYCILLEDRSQQIIERSKYGWEWELEMTSNVLKQGADAYIWQLNEENTDHTFAESTPNHDLILAQLAVGLRKAKKYRDLIRSNDLLSAIALADSLTELNNRRALEWDLPRQIQKSREHLSPLSLIILDVDYFKKVNDTYGHLVGDRLLQLLCTRLRQNLRYQDTPFRYGGEEFVILLANTTGEEALIVARRLNRIVSEQPFAINSQHMINVTISLGTASLDADDDDRGMSLIHRADQCLLQAKANGRNQVIGGNYLPHGSHLKAASS, encoded by the coding sequence ATGAATATTTCCATTCTGGTTTTTGGGGGCCATAAATTTATTGCCACACTTCCAGCTCAGATCCGCTACGCAACCGCTTTTAGCGTGCAAGTTGTCGCTAATGTTATTCAGGCAGTATCGCAGATTAAAACCACGCCGCCTGATGTATTAATTGTGCAGGCTAGTCTTGATGGCAGTATGGAACTGTGTTCTTGGCTCAAAGATCAGGCGAAGCTCTCCTGGATATACTGCATCCTATTGGAGGATCGTTCTCAGCAAATCATTGAGAGAAGTAAGTATGGTTGGGAGTGGGAATTAGAAATGACTTCTAATGTATTAAAACAAGGAGCTGACGCTTATATTTGGCAGCTTAATGAGGAAAATACTGATCATACTTTTGCTGAATCAACGCCTAATCATGACCTGATACTTGCTCAATTAGCTGTTGGTTTACGTAAAGCGAAAAAATATCGGGATCTGATCCGCAGTAATGATTTGTTGTCAGCGATCGCGCTAGCGGATTCTTTGACGGAACTGAATAATCGCCGTGCTTTGGAATGGGATTTACCAAGACAAATTCAAAAATCCCGTGAGCATTTGAGTCCTTTGAGTTTGATTATTCTAGATGTGGATTATTTCAAAAAAGTTAATGATACCTACGGGCATTTAGTCGGCGATCGCCTTTTACAATTACTCTGTACTCGCCTACGACAAAATCTCCGTTATCAAGACACTCCCTTCCGCTATGGAGGTGAAGAATTTGTCATTCTGTTAGCTAACACTACCGGAGAAGAAGCATTAATAGTAGCACGTCGCCTCAACCGCATAGTCAGCGAACAACCATTCGCCATCAATAGTCAGCACATGATTAATGTCACAATTAGTTTGGGAACTGCTTCTTTGGATGCTGACGATGATGACCGAGGTATGAGTTTAATACATCGCGCTGACCAATGTTTGCTGCAGGCTAAAGCTAATGGGCGTAACCAAGTTATTGGTGGAAACTATTTACCTCATGGGTCACATCTCAAAGCGGCTTCTTCTTGA
- the purU gene encoding formyltetrahydrofolate deformylase, whose protein sequence is MTNATATLLISCPDQRGLVAKIANFIYANGGNIIHADQHTDFAAGLFLTRIEWQLKGFNLPRDLIAPAFNAIAHPLGARWELHFSDTVQRIAIWVSRQDHCLFDLIWRQRANEFVAEIPLIISNHHHLQPVAAQFGIDYYHLPITKDNKIEQEAKQLELLRQYNINLVVLAKYMQIISADFIAQFPQIINIHHSFLPAFVGANPYHRAFERGVKIIGATAHYANADLDAGPIIEQDVVRVSHRDEVEDLVRKGKDLERVVLARSVRSHLRNRVLVYGNRTVVFE, encoded by the coding sequence ATGACTAATGCCACAGCAACATTGCTTATTTCCTGTCCAGATCAACGGGGACTTGTAGCAAAAATTGCCAATTTTATCTATGCCAATGGAGGTAATATCATTCATGCTGATCAGCATACAGACTTCGCGGCAGGGCTATTTCTTACTAGAATAGAATGGCAGTTAAAAGGATTTAATTTACCGCGAGATTTAATTGCACCCGCATTTAATGCGATCGCCCATCCTCTAGGTGCTAGGTGGGAACTACACTTTTCTGATACTGTACAACGTATTGCTATTTGGGTTAGCCGACAAGACCATTGTCTATTTGACTTAATTTGGAGACAACGCGCTAATGAATTTGTGGCTGAAATCCCTCTCATTATCAGTAATCATCATCATCTACAGCCAGTAGCAGCACAATTTGGTATCGACTATTACCACCTTCCTATTACCAAAGATAACAAAATAGAACAGGAAGCTAAACAACTAGAATTACTGCGCCAATACAATATTAATTTGGTAGTATTAGCTAAATACATGCAAATTATTAGCGCCGACTTTATTGCTCAGTTTCCACAAATTATTAATATTCATCACTCATTTTTACCTGCTTTTGTGGGTGCGAATCCGTATCACCGAGCCTTTGAACGTGGTGTAAAAATTATTGGTGCAACCGCTCATTATGCCAATGCTGATTTAGATGCAGGGCCGATAATTGAACAGGATGTAGTCAGAGTTAGTCACCGTGATGAAGTCGAGGATTTGGTGAGAAAAGGTAAGGATTTAGAACGAGTTGTATTAGCAAGATCTGTGCGCTCACATCTGCGAAATCGAGTATTGGTATATGGGAATAGGACAGTAGTTTTTGAGTAA
- a CDS encoding DUF4340 domain-containing protein has product MKLPRTTLILVLLAVSLGSFVYFYEIQGATQREEVKEKKQQIFSFTADEVRSLTIITQKVNLTLERSNQPTPPQWLLKTPTSEPANDAIVGYLMDLLVSGKSNNSLSVPANQKTEFGLDQPQITINIGLKNQKNHQLILGKSDFNRRFLYAQADPAIKPDGNIDVLLVSTDFENAVNRELSEWKQPPDNPEQQPIPSPTQLTPPLKK; this is encoded by the coding sequence ATGAAACTACCGCGAACAACTTTAATTTTGGTCTTGCTAGCTGTGAGTTTGGGTAGTTTTGTTTATTTTTATGAAATTCAAGGTGCGACCCAGCGAGAAGAGGTCAAAGAAAAAAAGCAGCAAATTTTTTCCTTTACAGCCGACGAAGTGCGATCGCTGACAATCATCACCCAAAAAGTCAACTTGACACTAGAACGTAGCAATCAGCCAACTCCACCTCAATGGTTACTCAAAACTCCCACCTCAGAGCCAGCAAATGACGCCATAGTGGGGTATTTAATGGATTTATTAGTTTCAGGTAAAAGTAATAACTCTTTATCTGTCCCTGCTAATCAAAAAACAGAATTCGGTTTAGACCAACCCCAAATAACTATTAATATCGGTCTGAAAAATCAGAAAAACCATCAATTAATTTTGGGTAAATCTGATTTCAACCGTCGTTTCTTATACGCTCAAGCTGATCCAGCTATTAAACCCGACGGTAATATAGACGTGCTGTTGGTATCCACAGACTTTGAAAATGCTGTGAATCGGGAATTATCAGAGTGGAAGCAACCCCCAGATAATCCTGAACAACAGCCCATACCCAGTCCTACCCAATTAACTCCCCCATTGAAAAAATAG
- a CDS encoding GldG family protein, with amino-acid sequence MKPIKKNKIWQYLFWFGPFFIVAGLTAGLVSEKWTPIPLGLIITGIVISGLWVVWQSQQNQWWNWRSTQASTNALIAIVAVLTILGLINFLGTRYHLRTDLTETQLFTLAPQSRELVQALPQPVKVWVFDVTQNIQDRELLENYRRQSPKFKFEYIDPQARPGLAEKFGVKDYGEVYLESADKKQLVQVVNENERLSEVKLTNRLQQLTSTGTAKVYFLQGHGEHQLTAAEGGMSQAVQGLSDKNYTASALNLAQKSKVPDDAAVLVVAGAKRELFDGEVKALQDYLNRGGNLLLMIDPNTNPKLDTLLQAWGIRLDNRLAVDVSGGVGLGPAVPLVTDYGQHPITKDFGNGISFYRLARPLEVTPVNGVQATPLLRTKPYPSSWAESDLQSEKLEFNPDQDLKGPLTLGVALTRKIAAPSNPTPATSPIPTPLPTSLTEEKKSAKPVTESRLVVLGNSDFATDGLFQKQLNGDVFLNSVTWLSQQDLQPLSIRPKEAKNRRINLTTAQANLLTLSSLLVLPLIGLAAGAIIWWQRR; translated from the coding sequence ATGAAACCCATTAAAAAAAATAAAATTTGGCAATATCTTTTCTGGTTCGGTCCCTTCTTTATTGTTGCAGGCTTAACAGCCGGATTAGTATCCGAAAAATGGACACCAATTCCCCTAGGATTAATCATTACCGGCATCGTCATCAGCGGCTTGTGGGTAGTTTGGCAAAGCCAGCAAAATCAATGGTGGAACTGGCGTTCTACCCAAGCAAGTACTAATGCTTTGATTGCAATTGTGGCAGTACTGACGATTTTAGGATTAATTAACTTCCTAGGCACTCGCTACCACCTGCGGACAGACTTAACAGAAACACAACTCTTTACCCTCGCTCCCCAATCACGGGAACTAGTCCAGGCTTTACCCCAGCCAGTGAAAGTCTGGGTATTCGATGTTACCCAAAACATTCAAGACCGAGAACTACTAGAAAATTATCGCCGACAAAGCCCAAAATTTAAATTTGAGTACATCGACCCCCAAGCTAGGCCAGGGTTAGCAGAAAAATTTGGCGTCAAAGATTACGGAGAAGTCTACTTAGAGTCAGCAGATAAAAAGCAGTTGGTACAGGTAGTGAATGAAAATGAGCGCCTGTCGGAAGTTAAATTAACCAATCGCTTACAACAACTTACCAGCACCGGCACAGCTAAAGTTTACTTTCTCCAAGGACACGGCGAACATCAGTTGACGGCTGCAGAGGGAGGAATGTCCCAAGCCGTTCAAGGATTAAGTGATAAAAATTACACCGCATCAGCGTTAAATCTAGCGCAAAAATCAAAAGTTCCTGATGATGCGGCTGTTTTGGTAGTAGCTGGCGCCAAGCGAGAACTATTTGATGGTGAAGTCAAAGCTTTACAAGATTATCTCAATCGCGGCGGTAACTTACTGCTGATGATTGACCCCAACACTAACCCAAAACTGGATACCTTGTTACAAGCTTGGGGAATTCGCTTGGATAATCGTTTAGCTGTTGATGTTTCCGGGGGCGTAGGCTTGGGCCCTGCAGTTCCCTTAGTCACAGATTACGGACAACATCCTATTACTAAAGATTTTGGTAACGGAATTTCTTTTTATCGGTTAGCACGACCTCTAGAAGTAACTCCAGTCAATGGTGTACAAGCCACGCCCCTACTGCGAACCAAACCGTATCCCAGCAGTTGGGCTGAAAGCGATTTGCAAAGCGAAAAACTCGAATTTAACCCAGACCAAGACCTCAAAGGTCCTTTGACTTTAGGAGTGGCTTTAACTAGAAAAATTGCCGCCCCATCCAACCCCACTCCTGCAACTTCACCCATTCCCACCCCGCTTCCCACTTCCTTGACTGAAGAAAAAAAATCAGCAAAGCCTGTGACTGAATCCAGGTTAGTGGTGTTAGGAAATTCCGATTTTGCTACCGACGGTTTATTTCAAAAGCAGCTTAATGGAGACGTTTTTCTCAACTCAGTCACATGGTTAAGTCAACAGGATTTACAACCCTTGTCCATACGCCCCAAGGAAGCAAAAAACCGCAGAATTAACCTGACAACAGCTCAAGCCAATCTTTTAACTTTGTCCTCTCTGTTAGTTTTACCTTTGATTGGCTTGGCGGCGGGAGCTATTATTTGGTGGCAGAGAAGATAA
- a CDS encoding ABC transporter permease, with the protein MGIMLGNIIAIYRRELQSYFVSPLAYAIAAVFWFIAGLFLVMILLGPDGILPAIAAYDLQGQQLGVPIPPIDVPYEFIRAFLDRMGWLLLFVLPILSMGLYAEERKRGTLELLATSPVTNWAVAVGKLLGVLTFFITMIVPILAFEAYAISSADPPMPPTILLLGHLGLILLAAAILSLGMFISSLTDSTILSAVLTFAVILLLLFIDVIAKNLGGSLGEALSYLSLLKHYNSLIQGICDTSALILFGSYIFLGIFLTSQSIDTLRFQRQ; encoded by the coding sequence ATGGGTATAATGCTCGGTAATATTATTGCCATTTATCGCCGCGAGTTACAGAGTTATTTTGTATCACCCTTAGCCTATGCGATCGCCGCTGTGTTTTGGTTCATAGCCGGGTTATTTTTAGTGATGATTTTATTAGGGCCAGATGGTATATTACCAGCGATCGCTGCCTACGATTTACAAGGACAACAACTAGGAGTACCCATCCCCCCAATCGATGTTCCCTACGAATTTATTCGCGCCTTTTTAGATCGCATGGGATGGCTATTATTATTTGTGTTGCCGATTCTTTCCATGGGACTTTATGCAGAAGAACGCAAACGCGGCACCTTAGAACTACTAGCCACGTCACCAGTCACTAACTGGGCCGTCGCCGTCGGTAAATTATTAGGAGTGCTCACATTTTTTATCACCATGATTGTTCCCATACTGGCATTTGAAGCTTATGCTATCAGTAGTGCCGACCCACCAATGCCGCCAACAATTCTCCTTTTAGGTCATTTAGGATTAATATTACTCGCAGCCGCAATTTTATCTTTAGGAATGTTTATTTCCTCCCTCACAGACAGCACAATCTTGTCCGCAGTTCTTACCTTCGCCGTCATCTTATTGTTATTATTCATCGACGTCATCGCCAAAAATCTCGGTGGTTCTCTCGGAGAAGCTTTGAGCTATTTGTCATTACTAAAACATTACAACAGCTTAATTCAAGGAATTTGTGATACCAGCGCCTTAATCTTATTTGGGAGTTACATTTTTTTAGGTATCTTTCTCACATCACAATCCATAGATACACTCCGCTTCCAACGTCAGTAG
- a CDS encoding ABC transporter ATP-binding protein — MIEVEHLSKVYGSTPAITDVTFSVEPGEILGFLGPNGAGKTTTMRILAGYLPATKGTARIAGFDVHENSLSVRQRIGYLPETPPLYPEMTVEGFLHFVAQIKGVPAGDRTTKVLAAIERCNLQDKGQIIIRKLSKGYRQRVGIAQAIVHDPPAIILDEPTVGLDPRQIIEVRNLIKSLAGTHTIILSTHILPEVSMTCSRVAIINRGKIVATNTPENLMTQLTGGSGYELEIEGEATLAKQVLQNVAGVSLVESIPTALLHVHTLPQENRAYLRVISQPGTEPGREITVALVRAGFGLYEMRRVSATLEDVFLQLTTEEKNWEAIEESTEKQGEAA, encoded by the coding sequence ATGATCGAAGTTGAGCATCTGAGTAAAGTATACGGTTCTACCCCAGCGATTACTGACGTCACTTTTAGCGTTGAGCCAGGAGAAATTTTAGGGTTTTTAGGCCCTAATGGCGCGGGTAAAACTACAACTATGCGGATTCTGGCTGGTTATTTACCTGCAACTAAGGGTACAGCCAGAATTGCTGGTTTCGACGTCCACGAAAATTCTCTATCTGTGCGTCAACGAATTGGTTATTTACCGGAAACACCACCTTTATATCCAGAAATGACGGTGGAGGGGTTTTTACATTTTGTCGCCCAAATTAAAGGAGTACCCGCAGGCGATCGCACCACCAAAGTTTTAGCGGCGATCGAGCGTTGCAATTTGCAAGACAAGGGCCAAATTATTATTCGCAAGCTTTCTAAAGGATATCGCCAAAGAGTCGGTATTGCTCAAGCGATCGTCCACGACCCACCCGCAATCATTCTCGACGAACCCACCGTCGGTCTTGACCCCCGACAAATCATCGAGGTGCGGAATTTAATTAAAAGTCTCGCCGGTACTCACACCATCATTCTCTCCACCCACATTTTGCCAGAAGTCAGCATGACCTGTAGCCGCGTCGCCATCATCAATCGCGGCAAAATAGTAGCAACTAACACCCCAGAAAATCTTATGACCCAGTTGACAGGCGGGTCTGGATATGAATTAGAAATTGAAGGGGAAGCCACCCTAGCAAAACAAGTACTACAAAATGTAGCGGGTGTGAGTCTGGTAGAATCTATTCCTACAGCATTGTTGCATGTTCATACTCTGCCCCAAGAAAATCGTGCTTATTTGCGAGTCATTTCGCAGCCAGGAACCGAACCAGGACGGGAAATCACTGTCGCTTTAGTAAGAGCAGGATTCGGATTGTATGAAATGCGCCGTGTCAGCGCCACCCTAGAAGATGTGTTCTTACAACTAACAACAGAAGAAAAGAACTGGGAAGCCATTGAAGAGTCAACAGAAAAACAAGGAGAAGCAGCATAA
- a CDS encoding DUF5340 domain-containing protein produces the protein MEQIPLPSPVHYELILQLLERQTMSAVNQNPDLRHQVNQLIITLRKAAVQQKHLEEICKFSSMTVDHRWSINHHHTEKAVTPD, from the coding sequence ATGGAACAAATTCCTTTACCTTCACCTGTCCACTACGAATTGATACTGCAACTCCTAGAAAGACAAACCATGTCAGCAGTCAATCAAAACCCAGATTTACGGCATCAAGTGAACCAGCTAATTATTACCCTGCGTAAAGCTGCTGTCCAACAAAAGCATCTAGAAGAGATTTGTAAATTTTCTTCGATGACTGTTGATCATCGTTGGTCAATTAATCACCATCATACAGAAAAAGCTGTCACTCCCGATTAA
- the trpC gene encoding indole-3-glycerol phosphate synthase TrpC, which yields MQIRRRSPSATVNVSILQYQVAMPDAEPNSILEEIVWQKEIEDSQMRERLPLRELQKRVLTAPPTCDFLSALAAGKTKPALIAEVKKASPSKGILRADFDPVEIALAYQRGGASCLSVLTDAKFFQGSFENLALVRAAVDLPLLCKDFIIYPYQMYWARLQGADAVLLIAAILSDQDLQYFVKIATTLGMATLIEVHSLEELDRVLALNGVCLIGINNRNLADFSVDLQTTCQLLSARGEQLQARNILVVSESGLHQPDDLSLVAQAGASAVLIGESLVKQPDPELAIAQIIPKP from the coding sequence ATGCAAATCCGTCGCCGTTCACCCAGCGCCACTGTTAATGTTTCCATATTGCAATATCAGGTAGCCATGCCTGATGCAGAGCCAAACAGTATTTTAGAGGAAATTGTCTGGCAAAAAGAAATTGAAGATAGCCAAATGCGCGAACGGCTACCGCTGCGAGAATTGCAGAAACGGGTACTCACCGCACCGCCAACCTGTGATTTTCTTTCAGCCCTGGCTGCAGGTAAGACTAAGCCCGCATTGATTGCCGAAGTCAAAAAAGCTTCACCGAGTAAAGGGATTTTACGGGCAGATTTTGACCCAGTAGAAATCGCCCTAGCTTACCAAAGAGGCGGTGCTAGTTGTCTTTCTGTATTGACTGATGCCAAATTTTTTCAAGGTAGCTTTGAAAATTTAGCTTTGGTTCGCGCTGCAGTTGATTTGCCACTTTTGTGTAAAGACTTTATCATTTATCCTTATCAAATGTACTGGGCACGACTGCAAGGAGCAGACGCCGTGCTGTTGATTGCTGCTATTCTCAGCGATCAGGATTTACAATACTTTGTCAAAATAGCTACCACCCTCGGCATGGCCACTTTAATAGAAGTCCATAGTTTAGAGGAACTTGACCGTGTGTTAGCCTTAAATGGTGTGTGTTTAATAGGAATTAATAATCGCAACCTAGCAGATTTTTCCGTTGACCTGCAAACAACTTGTCAACTTTTATCAGCCAGAGGTGAGCAATTACAAGCACGGAATATATTAGTTGTCAGCGAATCAGGATTACACCAGCCAGATGATCTGAGTTTGGTAGCCCAAGCAGGCGCATCAGCCGTCCTCATTGGCGAGTCTTTAGTCAAACAACCAGATCCAGAACTAGCGATCGCCCAAATAATACCAAAACCTTGA